Proteins encoded in a region of the Paenibacillus sp. W2I17 genome:
- a CDS encoding DUF2487 family protein, with the protein MKFSEMTQDSWAELQLYLDTCLIPYTALSGEQSPVEATEALERLRDFLDLVEIPFKGRIMTYPAFHYANSELSMTLNSLSAQLKSSGFKYVVIMSSDGHLDGVEIPAADLILSRSVLTHEIGEDGIARFIGEKIRELWKK; encoded by the coding sequence TTGAAATTCAGTGAGATGACTCAAGACAGCTGGGCTGAACTGCAACTCTATCTGGATACATGCCTTATTCCATACACAGCTCTTAGCGGTGAGCAGTCGCCAGTTGAAGCTACCGAGGCATTGGAGCGGCTGAGAGATTTTCTGGATCTGGTCGAAATTCCTTTCAAAGGGAGAATCATGACATATCCAGCCTTTCATTATGCTAATTCAGAATTGTCAATGACATTAAATTCCTTGTCCGCACAGCTTAAATCCTCAGGATTCAAATATGTGGTTATTATGTCATCAGATGGTCATTTGGATGGCGTGGAAATTCCAGCTGCTGATCTGATTTTGAGTCGGTCCGTGTTAACTCATGAGATCGGAGAAGATGGGATTGCGAGATTTATAGGGGAAAAGATACGAGAGTTGTGGAAAAAATAG
- a CDS encoding gamma carbonic anhydrase family protein: MIIPYKGLQPQLHPSVYMAEGAKLIGDLRMGEESSVWFNAVLRADLAPIIIGKRCNIQDNVVGHVNTDQPLIVGDDVSVGHTAIIHGCCIGTGSLIGMGAILLNGADIGEYTLIGAGSVVTENSKIPPYTLALGTPAKVIRELTDADLERMSRTSLGYVTKGKEYRSS, from the coding sequence ATGATAATTCCATACAAAGGTCTACAACCTCAGTTACACCCTTCCGTATATATGGCTGAAGGTGCAAAACTGATCGGTGATTTGAGAATGGGAGAAGAGTCTTCCGTCTGGTTCAATGCAGTCCTGCGGGCTGATTTGGCTCCTATTATCATTGGAAAGCGCTGTAATATTCAAGATAACGTTGTTGGGCATGTCAATACTGATCAACCTTTGATTGTGGGAGATGATGTTTCAGTAGGACACACAGCGATCATTCATGGTTGTTGTATTGGAACAGGATCATTAATCGGCATGGGAGCCATTCTGCTGAATGGAGCCGACATTGGCGAATATACGCTGATTGGAGCCGGTTCTGTTGTTACTGAGAATAGTAAAATTCCGCCCTATACTCTTGCTTTGGGGACACCTGCCAAAGTGATACGTGAGCTGACTGATGCCGATCTGGAGCGGATGTCCAGAACTTCACTGGGTTATGTTACCAAAGGAAAAGAATATAGGAGCTCTTAA
- the trpA gene encoding tryptophan synthase subunit alpha — MNLMDQTFQQLKQQNRTALIPFLTVGDPDVDTTIDIIKELEQAGADILELGVPYSDPLADGPVIQRASERALKSQITIRTVMETAAKARKAGVKLPFVLFTYYNPVLQTGLDVFFDELVKHDISGMIIPDLPIEEAEEMRERANRAGVHLVPLVAPTSNARIERIVTGASGFIYCVSSLGVTGERASFFDGVESFIETVKSLTDLPVAVGFGISSHEQVAHFSRICDGVVVGSAIVRQVEDAIPLLENPDTRAAGLLQIRNFVAQLKG, encoded by the coding sequence ATGAATCTGATGGACCAGACCTTCCAGCAATTGAAGCAACAGAATCGCACGGCACTTATTCCATTCTTAACCGTGGGAGACCCGGATGTGGATACAACGATCGATATCATCAAGGAGCTTGAACAGGCCGGAGCGGATATTTTGGAACTGGGTGTTCCCTATTCCGATCCGCTTGCAGATGGCCCAGTCATTCAGCGTGCTTCCGAACGTGCATTAAAAAGCCAGATTACCATTCGTACTGTGATGGAAACCGCAGCAAAAGCTCGTAAGGCAGGTGTGAAACTGCCGTTTGTACTGTTCACCTATTATAATCCGGTATTGCAGACAGGGCTGGATGTATTCTTTGATGAATTGGTCAAACACGATATTAGTGGCATGATCATTCCGGACCTGCCGATCGAGGAAGCGGAAGAGATGCGAGAACGCGCAAATCGTGCTGGTGTGCATCTGGTGCCGCTTGTTGCACCTACATCTAATGCTCGGATTGAGCGGATTGTAACGGGGGCGAGTGGCTTTATCTATTGTGTTTCATCCCTTGGGGTAACCGGAGAGAGAGCTTCTTTCTTTGATGGCGTAGAGAGCTTCATTGAGACGGTGAAAAGTCTGACAGACCTCCCTGTAGCGGTAGGTTTTGGTATCTCCAGTCATGAGCAGGTGGCACATTTCTCCCGCATCTGCGATGGCGTTGTTGTAGGTAGTGCCATTGTTCGTCAGGTGGAAGATGCGATTCCTCTGCTTGAAAATCCGGATACGCGTGCAGCGGGACTGTTGCAAATTCGCAACTTTGTGGCACAATTAAAGGGATAG
- a CDS encoding prephenate dehydrogenase, which translates to MKLKIAMIGVGLIGGSLALCFKGKPDVTVMGYAHLDELKDKYIASGVVDDATLSLEEAVEDADFIFLCVPVGLLESYFEKLSKLPLKKGCIITDVGSTKASIAACAEHVRLTDAYFIGGHPMAGSERAGVDAASAVLFENAYYVLTPSEHVPEEAYSRLSELLAYTRAQIVRVEPLLHDDIVGAISHLPHVIAVALVNQVREYNESNPLYKMLAAGGFRDITRIASSDAIVWRDILLSNRDVLLGLLKDWNSQMTAFTDMLEHKNGEGIEEAFRQAREFRSVLPERRKGMISPLFDLYTDVQDAPGMIGKIATELGANDINLSNLEIIENRVDVPGIMRLSFRQEEDMERAKTLLDSLGYQVWI; encoded by the coding sequence ATGAAACTAAAAATTGCAATGATTGGTGTAGGACTCATCGGCGGTTCACTGGCGCTTTGCTTCAAAGGCAAGCCAGATGTAACCGTGATGGGCTACGCCCACTTGGATGAACTGAAGGACAAGTACATAGCGAGCGGTGTAGTGGATGATGCTACGCTCTCTCTGGAAGAAGCGGTAGAGGATGCCGACTTTATTTTTTTGTGCGTTCCTGTAGGTTTGTTAGAATCCTATTTCGAAAAGCTCTCCAAGCTGCCATTGAAAAAAGGATGTATTATCACGGACGTAGGAAGCACTAAAGCTTCCATTGCCGCTTGTGCCGAGCATGTGCGGTTGACTGACGCTTACTTCATTGGTGGTCATCCTATGGCGGGGTCGGAGCGTGCAGGCGTAGATGCGGCCTCAGCTGTGTTGTTTGAGAATGCATACTATGTCTTAACCCCTTCAGAACATGTACCTGAGGAAGCCTACAGCAGGCTGTCTGAGCTGCTTGCGTATACGCGGGCACAGATCGTGCGTGTGGAGCCTCTGCTGCACGATGACATCGTGGGGGCGATTAGTCATCTGCCACATGTTATTGCTGTTGCGCTGGTGAATCAGGTGCGTGAATATAATGAGTCGAATCCACTGTATAAAATGCTGGCTGCAGGGGGGTTCCGGGATATTACCCGGATTGCGTCCAGTGATGCGATTGTGTGGAGAGATATCTTGCTTAGCAACCGTGATGTGCTGCTGGGCTTGCTTAAGGACTGGAATAGCCAGATGACGGCCTTTACGGATATGCTGGAGCATAAGAACGGTGAAGGCATAGAGGAGGCATTCCGTCAGGCCCGTGAGTTCCGCAGTGTATTGCCCGAACGACGCAAAGGCATGATTTCGCCGTTATTTGATCTGTATACTGATGTTCAGGATGCACCGGGTATGATCGGTAAGATCGCAACTGAGCTTGGGGCGAATGATATCAACTTGAGCAACTTGGAGATTATCGAAAACCGGGTGGATGTGCCGGGCATTATGCGTCTGTCTTTCCGTCAGGAAGAAGATATGGAACGAGCCAAGACGTTATTGGATTCCTTAGGCTATCAAGTGTGGATATAA
- the trpC gene encoding indole-3-glycerol phosphate synthase TrpC: MYLDRIVATKHKEVEVLAQTFRMDEAIQKIEQLPATRGFEKALSSGRNRKLGLIAEVKKASPSKGLIRPDFHPVEIAAAYERAGADCISVLTDVSYFQGSNEYLQAIHQTVNIPLLRKDFIIDERQIAEARLLGADAILLIASILTPEQIRQYLEFAKSLGLDALIEVHDRTELEQVLEIPQATLVGINNRNLKTFETSLNTTLDLMELIPSGVTLISESGIDGLESTVSLIQAGVHGILVGEHLMRKDDVEAAVYDLMGPK, encoded by the coding sequence ATGTATCTTGATCGAATCGTTGCAACCAAACATAAAGAAGTTGAAGTACTGGCACAGACATTTCGCATGGATGAAGCTATCCAAAAAATCGAACAACTACCCGCAACCCGGGGGTTTGAAAAAGCACTATCGAGCGGACGCAATCGCAAACTCGGCCTTATTGCCGAAGTGAAGAAGGCTTCGCCTTCCAAAGGGTTAATTCGTCCGGATTTTCATCCGGTAGAGATTGCTGCTGCTTATGAGCGAGCGGGTGCTGACTGCATCTCCGTATTAACGGATGTGTCGTATTTTCAAGGCAGCAACGAGTACTTGCAGGCGATTCATCAAACGGTGAACATTCCGCTATTACGGAAGGATTTTATTATAGATGAACGACAGATTGCTGAGGCAAGATTACTGGGTGCGGATGCGATATTGCTGATTGCCAGTATTCTGACACCTGAACAGATTCGTCAATATCTGGAATTTGCCAAAAGTTTGGGGCTGGACGCTTTGATTGAAGTCCATGATCGAACAGAATTGGAGCAGGTATTGGAGATTCCGCAGGCAACACTAGTGGGCATCAACAATCGGAATTTGAAAACATTCGAAACCAGTCTGAACACGACACTGGATTTGATGGAATTGATTCCAAGTGGCGTTACCTTGATTAGCGAAAGTGGTATTGACGGACTAGAATCAACAGTATCTCTGATCCAGGCCGGTGTTCATGGTATTCTCGTAGGTGAGCATCTCATGCGCAAGGATGATGTCGAGGCGGCTGTATATGATCTGATGGGACCCAAATGA
- a CDS encoding anti-sigma factor, with the protein MNCNEAQELFALVWDLPETHPQRIAFHAHLAGCEECSEQFEVWEEAQILLHSIPVPVTEQQAERVNRNVMDRIYAESPWLLPEEVKVNRFSAVIRKHMSLWIAAFLAIFLCSFLYMAMFKPDVSEAEQTKVVATGILETGVAGSGPSSSGMYQYNMTGADRGSIIEPFVVSMGPAYPQYWMALSLLAIGMALFSLGRMHRTTNKRKQGASA; encoded by the coding sequence ATGAATTGCAACGAAGCCCAGGAACTGTTTGCACTGGTCTGGGACTTGCCGGAAACTCATCCTCAGCGGATTGCATTTCATGCTCATCTCGCTGGTTGTGAAGAGTGCTCCGAGCAGTTTGAGGTCTGGGAAGAAGCTCAGATCTTGCTGCACAGCATCCCGGTTCCAGTGACAGAACAACAGGCAGAGAGAGTGAACCGTAACGTTATGGACCGGATCTACGCGGAGTCTCCATGGCTTCTGCCAGAAGAGGTAAAGGTTAATCGTTTCTCTGCTGTGATCCGCAAGCATATGTCTTTGTGGATCGCCGCGTTCCTGGCTATTTTTTTATGCAGCTTTCTGTATATGGCAATGTTTAAGCCAGACGTATCAGAAGCTGAGCAAACCAAGGTTGTTGCTACGGGTATTCTGGAGACAGGGGTTGCCGGAAGCGGACCATCGTCCTCTGGAATGTATCAGTACAACATGACTGGAGCGGACAGAGGGAGTATCATAGAACCTTTTGTTGTGAGCATGGGACCTGCTTATCCGCAGTATTGGATGGCCCTCTCTTTACTTGCAATAGGAATGGCGTTATTTTCTCTTGGACGTATGCATCGAACAACGAATAAACGCAAACAAGGTGCGAGTGCATAG
- a CDS encoding phosphoribosylanthranilate isomerase, which produces MSQLRNPLPAAVKICGLQDVEVLKSMINLPVDYIGVVFAKSRRRIEPEQAAALRTVLFEWSTYDRPKLAGVFVNPTLEELEHIMDVAQLDVIQLHGQETAEFCQQVKQRWGAEVFKVLSFPKDETGPEADDTAIRALDNYDKFVDAILLDTHDPLYGGGSGKTFAWERIPAYAEWAKSREIALFVAGGLQPDNVQQLIQTYAPFGVDVSSGVETEGVKDIAKITAFVERVKQA; this is translated from the coding sequence ATGTCACAACTGAGAAACCCGCTGCCAGCGGCCGTAAAAATATGTGGACTTCAGGACGTTGAAGTGCTAAAATCGATGATAAACTTGCCTGTGGATTACATTGGTGTTGTTTTTGCCAAATCACGCCGCCGAATCGAACCCGAGCAGGCTGCTGCATTAAGAACGGTGTTGTTCGAATGGTCTACCTATGATCGGCCGAAGCTTGCGGGTGTGTTTGTGAATCCTACGCTCGAAGAGTTGGAACACATCATGGACGTAGCTCAACTGGATGTTATCCAACTGCATGGACAGGAGACTGCGGAATTTTGCCAGCAGGTGAAGCAGCGGTGGGGTGCCGAGGTGTTTAAAGTTCTTTCTTTTCCCAAAGATGAAACGGGACCGGAAGCTGATGATACAGCCATAAGGGCTCTTGATAATTATGATAAATTCGTGGATGCGATATTGCTTGATACCCATGATCCTCTATATGGAGGAGGCTCCGGGAAAACGTTTGCCTGGGAGCGAATCCCTGCCTATGCTGAATGGGCAAAAAGTCGCGAAATTGCTCTGTTCGTTGCAGGAGGTTTGCAGCCGGACAATGTACAACAACTAATACAGACATATGCACCTTTCGGCGTCGATGTATCCAGCGGTGTGGAGACTGAAGGTGTGAAGGATATTGCCAAAATTACAGCATTCGTAGAAAGGGTGAAGCAGGCATGA
- a CDS encoding histidine phosphatase family protein, with amino-acid sequence MRIGLIRHGLTDWNAAGRIQGQTDIPLNGEGREQAERLGRRLLTEEYQWDYIITSGLSRAQETGEIISKLLNVPLLEPDARLKERAFGQIEGLTSEERVARWGKSWETLDLGQEQIADIQIRALAFLEDLWSAYPDQNVLIVTHGAFLANLLTALYKDRYTERIGNLSLTILEKERDDWSPLLYNCTRHLSLDTAKQPE; translated from the coding sequence GTGCGAATCGGGCTTATTCGTCACGGTCTTACAGACTGGAATGCGGCGGGCCGTATACAGGGTCAGACGGATATTCCTCTGAATGGAGAAGGTCGTGAACAGGCAGAGCGCCTGGGAAGACGTCTGCTGACGGAAGAATACCAATGGGACTATATCATCACAAGTGGATTATCGAGGGCACAGGAAACAGGGGAGATTATCTCTAAACTGTTGAATGTACCATTGCTTGAGCCGGACGCACGGTTGAAAGAAAGGGCTTTTGGTCAGATTGAAGGTCTAACTTCAGAAGAACGGGTTGCCCGTTGGGGCAAATCCTGGGAGACATTGGACTTGGGACAGGAGCAGATAGCGGATATCCAGATTCGTGCACTGGCGTTTCTGGAAGATCTATGGTCTGCCTATCCGGACCAAAACGTCCTCATTGTCACTCACGGAGCTTTCTTGGCCAACCTGTTAACAGCCTTGTATAAAGATCGGTATACAGAACGGATTGGAAACCTGTCACTGACGATCCTGGAAAAGGAACGTGATGACTGGAGTCCGCTGTTGTATAATTGCACACGACATCTGTCTTTGGACACAGCGAAACAACCTGAGTAA
- the qcrB gene encoding menaquinol-cytochrome c reductase cytochrome b subunit, which produces MFKNVYDWIDERLDITPIWRDVADHEVPEHVNPAHHFSAFVYCFGGLTFFITVIQILSGMFLTMYYVPDIINAYASVEYLQTKVAFGQIVRGMHHWGASLVIVMMFLHTMRVFFTGSYKAPREMNWVVGMLIFFVMLGLGLTGYLLPWDNKAYFATKVTLEIANTVPWLGPIIKEFLQGGTIVGAQTLTRFFALHVFFLPAVLLVLLVGHFIMIRRQGISGPL; this is translated from the coding sequence ATGTTTAAAAATGTCTATGACTGGATTGACGAGCGTCTTGACATCACGCCAATCTGGCGGGACGTTGCGGATCATGAAGTTCCAGAGCATGTAAATCCGGCTCATCACTTTTCCGCATTCGTGTACTGCTTTGGTGGATTGACGTTCTTTATTACTGTTATTCAGATTCTGTCAGGCATGTTCCTGACCATGTATTATGTACCTGATATTATCAATGCTTACGCAAGTGTGGAGTACCTGCAGACCAAAGTAGCCTTCGGCCAAATTGTTCGCGGCATGCACCACTGGGGAGCCAGTCTGGTTATCGTAATGATGTTCTTACATACGATGCGTGTGTTCTTTACAGGCTCTTACAAGGCACCGCGTGAAATGAACTGGGTTGTCGGCATGCTGATCTTTTTCGTCATGTTGGGCCTGGGGCTGACAGGGTACTTGTTGCCATGGGATAACAAAGCCTATTTTGCAACAAAAGTAACACTGGAGATTGCCAATACGGTTCCTTGGCTGGGACCGATTATTAAAGAATTCCTGCAAGGCGGTACGATTGTCGGTGCACAGACACTAACCCGATTCTTTGCCCTGCACGTATTCTTCCTCCCCGCTGTGCTTCTGGTGCTTCTGGTCGGACACTTTATCATGATCCGCAGACAGGGCATTTCGGGACCACTATAA
- the trpB gene encoding tryptophan synthase subunit beta: MTHQLPDQHGRFGHFGGRFVPETLMNALIELEEAYSHFSEDEEFNKELNYLLSEYSGRETPLYHAEQLSRRLGGPKIYLKREDLNHTGAHKINNAIGQGLLAKRMGKKKVIAETGAGQHGVATATVAALLGLECKVFMGEEDTERQQLNVFRMKLLGAEVIPVTSGTRTLKDAGNEALRYWVSNVEDTFYVLGSVVGPHPYPMMVRNFQRVIGDETRRQIQEIEGRLPDVIVAAVGGGSNAIGMFYPFIGDQDVKLVGVEAAGKGVETEYHAATMTKGTHGVFQGSMSYLLQDEYGQVQPAHSISAGLDYPGVGPEHSYLKDIERAKYVPITDQEALDALQLLCRTEGIIPALESAHAVAQVVKLAPELTADDIVVICLSGRGDKDVESIMKYTGGDLG, from the coding sequence ATGACACATCAATTGCCGGATCAACACGGGCGTTTCGGTCACTTCGGAGGCCGCTTTGTACCTGAGACACTAATGAACGCACTTATTGAGTTGGAGGAGGCATACAGCCACTTCTCTGAAGATGAGGAATTTAACAAGGAACTGAACTATCTGCTAAGCGAGTATTCTGGACGTGAAACGCCATTGTATCATGCAGAGCAATTGTCACGCCGATTGGGCGGACCGAAAATTTATCTGAAACGTGAAGATCTCAATCATACAGGCGCGCACAAAATTAATAACGCCATTGGACAAGGTTTGCTTGCCAAACGGATGGGCAAAAAGAAAGTTATTGCCGAAACGGGTGCAGGTCAACATGGCGTAGCGACCGCAACCGTAGCCGCATTGCTTGGACTGGAATGCAAAGTATTTATGGGCGAAGAAGATACAGAGCGTCAGCAGTTAAACGTATTTCGGATGAAGCTGCTCGGAGCAGAAGTGATTCCGGTGACGTCTGGAACACGGACACTGAAGGATGCTGGTAATGAAGCACTTCGCTACTGGGTCAGCAATGTGGAGGATACGTTCTATGTGCTCGGATCAGTGGTTGGCCCTCATCCATATCCGATGATGGTGCGGAATTTCCAACGTGTGATTGGTGATGAGACCCGTCGTCAGATTCAGGAGATCGAAGGACGTTTGCCGGATGTAATTGTAGCAGCTGTTGGTGGAGGAAGTAATGCGATCGGTATGTTCTATCCATTTATCGGTGATCAGGATGTGAAGCTTGTTGGTGTTGAAGCCGCAGGCAAAGGGGTCGAAACCGAGTATCACGCTGCAACGATGACCAAAGGTACGCATGGTGTATTCCAGGGATCTATGAGTTACCTGTTGCAGGATGAGTATGGACAGGTTCAGCCAGCGCATTCCATCTCGGCCGGACTTGATTATCCGGGTGTTGGTCCGGAGCATTCCTATCTCAAGGATATTGAACGGGCAAAATATGTACCGATCACGGATCAGGAAGCACTGGATGCCCTGCAACTCCTATGTCGGACGGAAGGAATCATTCCTGCTCTGGAGTCTGCACATGCGGTAGCTCAAGTTGTCAAACTGGCGCCTGAACTCACAGCAGATGATATTGTAGTCATTTGTCTGTCGGGACGTGGAGACAAGGACGTAGAATCCATCATGAAATACACGGGAGGTGACTTGGGATGA
- a CDS encoding IDEAL domain-containing protein gives MDKMKVTYEVMLGLAAEMVWDEALRKQRSEKLYLEIDKALATGDEVAFRSLTDELRTIN, from the coding sequence TTGGATAAAATGAAAGTTACGTATGAAGTCATGTTGGGGCTGGCAGCTGAGATGGTGTGGGACGAAGCGCTTCGCAAACAGCGCAGCGAGAAGCTCTATTTGGAAATCGATAAAGCGTTAGCTACCGGAGACGAAGTAGCTTTCCGGAGTCTGACGGATGAACTGAGAACCATAAACTGA
- a CDS encoding RNA polymerase sigma factor, whose product MTDSQLIREIKEGNLELYSELMSRYQRKILAFVYHMLKSSNMELLAEDLCSETFYKAFRSLHSFREVDASFSTWLYTIARNTVLSELRKQRSGNVPLEESGIVPVAPSENAPEYAVLRSERVMLVRDAINNLPEKQRSAIILREYDQLDYQEIANILGQSVSSVKSLLFRARSSVKTQLEPYFFEPVYEPYEGMKNR is encoded by the coding sequence ATGACGGATTCCCAGTTGATTCGAGAGATCAAGGAAGGTAACCTGGAGTTATATTCCGAGCTGATGAGTCGTTATCAGCGTAAAATACTGGCTTTCGTATATCATATGTTGAAAAGTTCCAATATGGAGCTGCTTGCGGAAGATCTCTGTTCTGAGACTTTCTATAAGGCGTTCCGCAGTCTGCACTCTTTCCGTGAGGTGGATGCCTCATTCTCAACCTGGTTATATACCATTGCGAGAAATACGGTACTGAGTGAGCTTCGCAAACAGCGCAGCGGAAATGTCCCACTTGAAGAGAGCGGGATTGTTCCCGTTGCTCCTTCGGAGAATGCCCCGGAGTATGCTGTACTACGCAGCGAGCGGGTAATGCTGGTTAGGGATGCGATTAACAATTTGCCGGAGAAGCAGCGTTCTGCGATTATACTCCGAGAGTATGATCAACTAGACTACCAAGAGATTGCGAATATTCTTGGGCAGAGCGTCAGTTCTGTGAAATCGCTATTATTCAGAGCAAGATCAAGCGTAAAAACTCAATTGGAACCTTATTTCTTCGAACCGGTGTACGAGCCATATGAAGGGATGAAGAACCGATGA
- the hisC gene encoding histidinol-phosphate transaminase — MKPKSQIVNLPVYQPGKPIEEVKRELGLEQVIKLASNENPYGSSPAALEAITREMTNISIYPDGSSVELTGVLAKHLGVERNNLIFGCGSDEIIALITRAFFLPGDETIMADQTFSVYKSNADIEGAVTIEVPLKDGTHDLSAMLAQINDKTKAVWVCNPNNPTGTIISEQELTAFMDRVHAHVMVILDEAYYEFVTDEAYPQSVPLIERYPNLVILRTFSKIYGLASLRIGYGIARPEIIDLINRVREPFNTSRFGQVAATAALLDQDFVQECSKRNATDRDYLQNEFTRLGLSYFPSQGNFIMVDLNMPSAIAFQSLLKQGIIVRSGFHVYPTYIRVSVGTSEQNRAFVTALENTLAEKAVARP; from the coding sequence TTGAAACCGAAATCCCAGATTGTCAATCTGCCTGTGTACCAGCCGGGCAAACCGATTGAAGAAGTGAAACGTGAACTGGGGCTTGAACAAGTCATCAAGCTGGCCTCCAACGAAAACCCGTACGGCAGTTCTCCTGCCGCCCTGGAAGCCATTACGAGAGAAATGACGAATATAAGCATATACCCAGATGGTAGCTCGGTTGAGCTGACGGGAGTTCTTGCCAAGCATCTTGGCGTTGAACGGAATAACTTAATATTTGGTTGTGGTTCCGATGAGATTATTGCTTTGATCACGCGAGCTTTCTTCTTGCCGGGTGACGAGACCATCATGGCAGATCAGACATTCTCCGTATATAAAAGCAATGCAGATATTGAGGGTGCCGTGACCATCGAAGTGCCTCTGAAAGATGGCACGCATGATCTGAGCGCGATGCTCGCGCAAATTAACGACAAAACCAAAGCAGTATGGGTGTGTAATCCAAATAATCCGACAGGTACAATTATCTCCGAGCAGGAACTTACAGCCTTTATGGACCGTGTGCATGCTCATGTGATGGTCATACTGGACGAAGCTTATTATGAATTCGTAACCGATGAAGCATATCCGCAAAGCGTACCATTGATCGAACGGTATCCGAACTTGGTCATCCTGCGGACATTCTCCAAAATTTACGGTTTGGCTTCGCTTCGGATCGGATATGGTATTGCACGTCCCGAAATTATTGATTTGATTAACCGTGTACGTGAACCGTTTAACACTTCTCGTTTTGGACAGGTTGCGGCAACCGCTGCACTACTGGATCAGGATTTTGTTCAAGAGTGCTCGAAGCGGAATGCAACGGATCGGGATTACCTACAAAATGAATTTACACGGCTCGGATTGTCGTATTTCCCTTCACAGGGTAATTTCATTATGGTTGACCTGAATATGCCTTCGGCAATTGCGTTCCAATCCTTGCTCAAACAAGGCATTATCGTTCGCTCAGGATTCCACGTATACCCAACTTACATTCGTGTGTCCGTCGGAACATCAGAACAGAACCGTGCATTTGTCACGGCACTGGAGAACACGCTGGCTGAGAAGGCGGTAGCACGCCCTTAA
- a CDS encoding ubiquinol-cytochrome c reductase iron-sulfur subunit, whose protein sequence is MSSEHDHHEASLKLPSRMEMSRRQFLTYTLGGATAYMAAGAILPMVRFAVDPILQHKGEGTSVKVAEISKITNEPQEFTFELKQQDGWYLSNASLVAWIRKDEQGKIYALSPICKHLGCTVGWNSDKQYPDEYHCPCHGAHYDKEGKNLAVAPKPLDEYVVKEEQGWVYLGDIVPNTRVN, encoded by the coding sequence ATGAGCAGTGAGCATGACCACCACGAAGCTTCATTGAAATTGCCAAGCCGCATGGAGATGTCACGCAGGCAGTTTTTGACGTACACGCTTGGTGGAGCTACAGCCTACATGGCCGCCGGTGCAATCCTTCCTATGGTCCGTTTTGCGGTGGACCCGATTTTGCAACATAAGGGAGAAGGCACCTCTGTCAAAGTAGCTGAAATCAGCAAAATTACGAATGAGCCTCAAGAATTCACCTTTGAACTTAAACAACAGGATGGTTGGTATCTGAGTAATGCATCGTTAGTGGCGTGGATTCGCAAAGACGAGCAGGGTAAAATTTATGCACTCTCACCTATCTGTAAACATCTGGGATGTACAGTAGGCTGGAATAGTGACAAGCAATACCCTGACGAGTATCATTGCCCCTGCCATGGCGCGCACTATGACAAGGAAGGGAAGAATCTTGCCGTAGCCCCCAAACCGCTGGATGAGTACGTAGTCAAGGAAGAGCAGGGTTGGGTATATCTGGGCGACATTGTTCCGAACACCCGAGTGAATTAG